A DNA window from Christiangramia salexigens contains the following coding sequences:
- a CDS encoding murein L,D-transpeptidase catalytic domain family protein, protein MKYRILVVVGVLIFSFAFSSTKSLDNKTSETKIKSEVTKKIEKTFEEKTAELYKVFSLNNSTMPALTVFEKAIAGYEKLDESGKVANPLLTIIDFDLSSSEKRMWILNMDTKNVVFNTFVAHGKKTGVEFAKSFSNKVNSHQSSLGFYITGETYYGKNGLSLFIDGMEKGFNSNARKRYVVIHGADYAEPEFVKRYGRLGRSYGCPAVPNRIAKNLINKIKGESVVYIHKNDRNYLEQSSYIN, encoded by the coding sequence ATGAAGTATAGGATCCTTGTTGTGGTTGGAGTTTTAATTTTTTCGTTTGCATTTAGTAGTACTAAGAGTTTAGATAATAAAACTTCAGAGACTAAGATTAAATCTGAAGTAACAAAGAAAATAGAAAAGACGTTCGAAGAAAAAACCGCAGAGCTTTATAAAGTTTTTTCTCTTAATAATTCTACGATGCCGGCTCTTACGGTATTTGAAAAAGCCATTGCAGGTTACGAAAAATTAGACGAATCAGGTAAGGTTGCAAATCCTTTACTTACTATTATAGATTTTGATCTTTCCTCGTCAGAGAAAAGAATGTGGATACTAAATATGGATACTAAAAACGTCGTATTCAATACTTTCGTAGCACATGGGAAGAAGACCGGAGTTGAGTTTGCTAAGAGCTTTTCTAATAAAGTTAATTCTCATCAAAGTTCTTTAGGCTTTTATATTACCGGAGAAACCTATTATGGTAAAAACGGACTTTCCCTTTTTATAGATGGAATGGAAAAAGGCTTCAATAGTAATGCCCGTAAACGATATGTAGTAATTCATGGTGCCGACTACGCCGAACCGGAATTTGTAAAGAGATACGGAAGGTTAGGAAGAAGTTATGGTTGTCCTGCTGTTCCAAATAGGATCGCGAAAAATCTAATCAACAAGATAAAAGGTGAATCTGTTGTTTACATTCACAAGAATGACAGGAATTATCTTGAGCAATCCAGTTATATCAATTAA
- the rho gene encoding transcription termination factor Rho: MFEISELKAKKLPELKEIAQTLNVPKYKTLKKLDLVYQILDYQASNPNKVKEVLTEENEGQEQKRSKPAKSGKIGSDKKPQKSEGPSKKQEPKPQVKENNNQPVQKDEHKKPQSSKNSKDRNPAKKDNRNDNRNENRNANRSDNRNDNRNDNRNDNRSDNRHDNRNDNKKHSGNRDSRNRYREPDYEFDAIIESEGVLDIMQDNYGFLRSSDYNYLTSPDDIYVSQSQIRLFGLKTGDTVQGQIRPPKEGEKYFPLIKINKINGLDPQVVRDRVSFEHLTPLFPKEKFNLAEKQATISTRVMDLFAPIGKGQRGMIVSQPKTGKTMLLKDIANAVAANHPEVYQIILLIDERPEEVTDMQRNVKGEVVASTFDKEAHEHVRVANIVLEKAKRLVECGHDVVILLDSITRLARAYNTVQPASGKVLSGGVDANALHKPKRFFGAARNIENGGSLSIIATALTETGSKMDEVIFEEFKGTGNMELQLDRRISNRRVFPAIDLISSSTRRDDLLLDENTVQRMWVLRKYLADMNPIEAMEFINDRIKQTRNNEEFLISMNG, from the coding sequence ATGTTTGAAATTTCAGAATTAAAAGCTAAAAAGCTTCCTGAACTTAAGGAAATTGCCCAAACTTTAAACGTTCCTAAGTACAAGACCCTAAAAAAACTTGATCTCGTATACCAAATACTAGACTATCAAGCTTCTAACCCTAATAAAGTAAAAGAAGTTCTTACTGAAGAGAATGAAGGGCAGGAACAAAAGAGATCTAAACCGGCAAAATCTGGTAAAATAGGAAGTGATAAAAAACCACAAAAATCTGAAGGTCCTTCTAAAAAACAGGAGCCAAAACCTCAGGTTAAGGAAAATAATAATCAGCCGGTCCAGAAAGACGAGCACAAAAAACCTCAGTCATCTAAAAATTCCAAAGACCGAAATCCTGCTAAAAAGGATAATCGCAACGATAACAGGAATGAAAATCGCAATGCTAACCGTAGCGATAACAGAAATGATAATCGTAACGACAACAGAAATGATAATCGTAGCGATAACCGACATGATAACAGGAATGACAATAAAAAACATAGTGGAAACAGAGATAGCAGAAATCGTTACCGCGAACCAGACTATGAGTTCGATGCTATAATTGAAAGTGAAGGCGTTCTGGATATCATGCAGGATAACTACGGTTTCCTAAGATCGTCTGACTATAATTACCTTACCTCTCCGGATGATATTTATGTTTCTCAATCACAGATAAGATTATTTGGATTAAAAACAGGAGATACGGTACAAGGGCAAATACGACCTCCAAAGGAAGGTGAAAAATATTTCCCATTAATCAAGATCAATAAGATTAACGGATTGGATCCACAGGTTGTAAGAGACCGTGTATCTTTTGAACATTTAACCCCATTGTTTCCTAAAGAGAAATTTAACCTTGCCGAAAAGCAGGCTACTATTTCAACAAGAGTAATGGATCTTTTTGCACCTATTGGTAAAGGTCAGCGTGGTATGATCGTATCACAGCCAAAGACTGGTAAGACCATGTTGCTTAAGGATATTGCAAATGCAGTTGCGGCTAACCACCCTGAAGTGTATCAGATCATCCTTTTAATAGATGAAAGACCTGAAGAAGTTACCGATATGCAGCGTAACGTTAAAGGTGAGGTTGTAGCCTCTACTTTTGACAAGGAAGCTCATGAACATGTACGCGTTGCGAACATTGTACTCGAAAAAGCAAAGCGACTTGTGGAATGTGGTCATGATGTGGTGATCCTTCTAGATTCCATTACAAGACTTGCCCGAGCATATAACACCGTGCAACCAGCAAGTGGTAAAGTATTGAGTGGTGGTGTAGATGCCAATGCTCTTCACAAACCAAAGAGATTCTTTGGTGCCGCAAGAAATATCGAAAATGGAGGTTCCCTTTCTATAATTGCAACTGCTCTTACAGAAACAGGCTCTAAAATGGATGAGGTGATCTTTGAGGAATTTAAAGGAACCGGTAACATGGAGCTTCAATTAGACAGAAGAATCTCGAACAGAAGAGTATTCCCTGCTATAGACCTTATATCTTCAAGCACACGTCGTGATGACCTTTTACTTGATGAAAACACTGTACAAAGAATGTGGGTTTTAAGAAAATACCTGGCAGATATGAATCCTATAGAAGCTATGGAGTTCATTAATGACCGTATAAAGCAAACCCGTAATAATGAAGAATTTTTAATCTCCATGAACGGTTAA
- a CDS encoding BT0820 family HAD-type phosphatase yields MPNSLTIAVDFDGTIVENRFPEIGKPILFAFESLRKLQEEGHRLILWTYRHGQHLEEAVKFCKDHNLEFYAINKSYPEEDFDDTISRKILADIFIDDRNLGGLKGWGEIYQSLSNNNKPVKKKRKSGLFGRF; encoded by the coding sequence ATGCCCAACTCTCTAACCATAGCCGTGGATTTTGATGGCACTATAGTAGAGAACAGATTTCCGGAAATTGGAAAACCTATATTATTCGCTTTTGAATCATTACGAAAGCTACAGGAAGAGGGTCATCGCCTTATTTTATGGACCTATCGTCACGGGCAACATCTTGAGGAAGCTGTAAAGTTCTGCAAGGATCACAACCTCGAATTTTACGCCATAAATAAAAGCTACCCGGAAGAAGATTTTGACGATACCATAAGCAGAAAAATCCTGGCCGATATTTTCATTGACGACCGTAATCTTGGTGGTCTTAAGGGCTGGGGAGAAATCTATCAATCATTAAGTAATAATAACAAACCGGTTAAAAAGAAAAGAAAGTCCGGATTATTTGGAAGATTCTAA
- a CDS encoding ClpP family protease — protein sequence MKNKPGKIQDMIDIKLLEKRKIYLWGEVSDKSSKYVIDRLEYLDLVGDEEIQLFINSPGGYVTDGFAIYDTMMGLKSPVSTICTGLAASMGSILLSAGKKGRRFIQPHAKVMIHQPSGGARGQASNIEIAANEILKTKHLSAEILAENCGQSVDKVLKDFNRDYWMDANESLEYGIVDGIFKK from the coding sequence ATGAAAAATAAACCTGGCAAGATCCAGGATATGATCGATATTAAATTATTAGAAAAAAGAAAAATTTATCTCTGGGGAGAGGTAAGCGATAAGTCTTCTAAATATGTTATAGACAGATTGGAGTATTTAGATCTTGTAGGTGACGAAGAGATCCAGCTGTTTATTAATAGTCCTGGTGGTTATGTTACAGATGGTTTTGCTATTTATGATACGATGATGGGACTTAAATCACCTGTTTCAACTATATGTACAGGGCTTGCAGCCTCCATGGGATCAATTTTACTTTCCGCAGGAAAGAAAGGCCGAAGATTTATTCAGCCTCACGCCAAGGTAATGATTCACCAGCCTAGCGGTGGAGCCAGAGGTCAGGCATCAAATATAGAGATTGCCGCAAATGAGATCCTAAAAACCAAACACTTAAGCGCAGAGATACTGGCTGAAAATTGCGGTCAAAGCGTAGACAAGGTTCTTAAAGATTTTAACCGGGACTATTGGATGGACGCAAATGAATCCTTGGAATATGGAATTGTAGACGGAATTTTTAAAAAATAA
- a CDS encoding GNAT family N-acetyltransferase, translating to MMEIKHKENDNRGMFYIENDVGLIGELTYFKKDDIITIDHTEVKRELENRGIGSELIRRSVEFARHHKLKIDPLCPFAEVQFDRHQSYQDVRAT from the coding sequence ATGATGGAGATAAAACACAAGGAAAACGATAATCGCGGAATGTTCTACATAGAAAATGATGTAGGCCTAATTGGCGAGTTAACCTATTTTAAAAAAGATGATATAATCACTATAGACCACACCGAAGTAAAAAGGGAATTAGAAAATCGTGGGATTGGTTCGGAACTTATAAGAAGAAGCGTGGAATTCGCACGGCACCATAAACTCAAAATAGACCCCCTATGCCCTTTTGCTGAGGTTCAGTTCGATAGGCATCAGTCATATCAGGATGTTAGAGCTACCTGA
- a CDS encoding TlpA family protein disulfide reductase: MNKLIILLAVITLSCANTKDSSNDISEPKPKPRAEKPIQKDILLGEFQKEELLQAPFSDWFKPRYEKYTPDTDAMKTIAENIGDYEIKLLMGTWCGDSKREVPKLLKLLDKSNYDYSDLEMIAVDYDKKTPSSIEVELDVHHVPTIIFIKNGEEVNRFVEYSQGESIEEDIAKIVGGKKYKNSYAD; encoded by the coding sequence ATGAACAAACTAATAATATTACTAGCCGTAATTACGTTAAGCTGTGCAAATACCAAAGATTCTTCAAACGATATTTCAGAACCAAAGCCGAAGCCAAGGGCTGAAAAACCGATTCAAAAGGATATTCTCTTAGGCGAGTTCCAAAAGGAAGAATTATTACAGGCTCCATTCAGCGATTGGTTTAAACCTCGTTATGAAAAATATACTCCAGATACTGATGCGATGAAGACCATCGCAGAAAACATTGGAGATTACGAGATCAAATTGCTTATGGGCACCTGGTGTGGAGATAGCAAACGGGAAGTACCAAAACTTCTAAAGTTACTGGATAAGTCTAATTATGACTATAGCGATCTCGAAATGATAGCTGTGGATTATGATAAAAAAACTCCTTCCAGTATTGAAGTGGAATTAGATGTTCATCATGTTCCAACCATCATTTTTATTAAGAATGGTGAAGAAGTGAACAGGTTCGTAGAATATTCTCAAGGGGAAAGTATCGAAGAAGATATCGCAAAAATTGTGGGAGGAAAAAAGTACAAAAATTCCTACGCAGACTAA
- the gpmI gene encoding 2,3-bisphosphoglycerate-independent phosphoglycerate mutase — protein MNKKVLLMILDGWGITQNPEVSAVEKANTPFMDSLPEKYAHASLRTDGMNVGLPEGQMGNSEVGHMNLGAGRVVYQDLVKINMAVEKDTLIDEPVLEEAFSYAVKKNKPIHFMGLLSDGGVHSHINHLKGLLTAAEKFGVKEKYVHAFTDGRDVDPHSGKGFIEDLQKHLEKTNSKLASVIGRYYAMDRDKRWERVKQAYDLIVNGQGKATQDPASAIQESYDDNISDEFIKPILVTDKNGEPVAKLGEKEVVIFFNFRTDRGRQLTQALTQENFPEYDMKKLALYYVTMTKYDDSFENINVIYKKDNIKATLGEVLEHQGKKQIRIAETEKYPHVTFFFSGGREKPFQGERRIMCNSPKVATYDLKPEMSAFELKDKIIPEIKEKSADFICLNFANPDMVGHTGDFDAAVKACETVDTCAKEVAEAAMSRDYSVIIIADHGNSEVMINPDGSPNTAHTTNPVPLILMDKDIHSIKDGKLGNIAPTILKLMGIEQPDLMTEDPLI, from the coding sequence ATGAATAAGAAAGTTCTTTTAATGATATTGGATGGCTGGGGTATCACCCAGAATCCCGAAGTATCTGCAGTTGAAAAAGCCAACACCCCTTTTATGGATTCACTGCCAGAGAAATATGCACATGCGAGCCTTAGAACAGACGGAATGAACGTAGGCCTCCCGGAGGGGCAAATGGGTAATAGTGAAGTTGGTCATATGAATCTTGGTGCGGGTCGTGTGGTGTATCAGGATCTGGTAAAGATCAATATGGCTGTTGAAAAAGACACGCTCATAGATGAACCCGTTCTTGAGGAAGCATTTAGTTATGCCGTAAAGAAAAATAAGCCTATTCATTTTATGGGACTTTTGAGCGACGGTGGTGTTCATTCACATATAAATCACCTTAAAGGATTACTTACGGCAGCTGAAAAATTCGGAGTAAAAGAAAAGTATGTTCATGCTTTTACAGATGGACGCGATGTAGATCCACATTCTGGAAAAGGATTTATCGAGGATCTTCAAAAGCATCTTGAAAAGACCAATTCCAAACTTGCCTCTGTTATTGGAAGATACTACGCCATGGACAGGGATAAAAGATGGGAAAGGGTAAAACAAGCTTATGACCTTATCGTAAATGGACAAGGTAAAGCGACTCAAGATCCTGCATCGGCAATACAGGAAAGCTATGATGATAATATAAGTGATGAGTTTATAAAGCCAATCCTGGTTACCGATAAAAATGGTGAGCCTGTTGCAAAATTAGGCGAGAAGGAAGTTGTGATTTTCTTTAATTTCAGAACTGACCGTGGAAGGCAATTAACTCAGGCCTTGACTCAGGAAAATTTCCCTGAGTATGACATGAAGAAATTGGCTTTATATTACGTTACCATGACGAAATATGATGACAGCTTCGAGAATATAAATGTTATCTACAAAAAAGATAACATCAAAGCCACACTTGGTGAAGTGCTTGAACATCAAGGTAAAAAACAGATAAGAATTGCGGAAACCGAAAAGTATCCTCACGTGACGTTCTTCTTTTCCGGAGGTCGCGAAAAACCATTTCAGGGTGAAAGAAGGATCATGTGTAACTCCCCAAAGGTTGCTACCTACGATCTAAAGCCAGAAATGAGTGCATTCGAATTAAAGGATAAAATTATTCCGGAAATAAAGGAAAAATCAGCAGATTTTATCTGTCTTAATTTTGCAAATCCGGATATGGTAGGTCATACCGGAGATTTTGATGCCGCTGTTAAGGCTTGTGAAACTGTTGACACCTGTGCTAAGGAGGTGGCTGAAGCAGCCATGTCTAGAGATTATTCCGTTATTATAATTGCCGACCATGGAAACAGTGAAGTCATGATTAACCCGGATGGTAGTCCTAATACAGCTCACACCACTAATCCTGTGCCTTTAATACTAATGGATAAAGATATTCATTCCATTAAAGATGGTAAGTTAGGAAATATCGCTCCGACTATATTAAAGCTTATGGGCATTGAGCAACCAGATCTAATGACCGAAGATCCTTTAATCTAA
- a CDS encoding GNAT family N-acetyltransferase — MIILAKKSTMEPAFNKILKRDLDTILPYLENLSSSTAKRSILKARLEEMYAQNYECFGVFLDSKLVGTFGLWFMTRHYAGRSCELDHIYLEQAYRSQGLGKKLFKFVEAYAQSKNCEALELNSYVENFASHKFFMNEAYILRGYHFLKKL; from the coding sequence ATGATTATTTTAGCGAAAAAAAGCACGATGGAACCTGCATTTAACAAGATTTTAAAGCGAGACCTTGATACTATTCTTCCATACCTTGAGAACTTATCTTCGTCTACGGCCAAGAGGAGTATTTTAAAGGCGAGACTGGAAGAAATGTATGCTCAGAACTACGAGTGCTTTGGAGTTTTTCTGGATTCAAAACTTGTTGGAACCTTTGGATTGTGGTTTATGACACGGCATTATGCAGGTAGGTCATGTGAGCTGGATCATATTTATCTTGAGCAGGCATACAGGAGCCAGGGCTTGGGGAAGAAATTGTTCAAATTTGTAGAAGCTTATGCTCAATCCAAAAATTGTGAAGCTCTGGAACTCAATTCATACGTGGAAAATTTCGCTTCACATAAGTTTTTTATGAATGAGGCTTATATTTTGAGAGGCTATCATTTTTTAAAAAAGCTGTAA
- a CDS encoding M48 family metalloprotease has translation MRLGKNLLKLVLAAGIIIFGVVKYCSSSQENPYTGETQYLDLTAEEEIALGAQSTAYILRDHGGLYPNEAEQQKLKSVGSKLVENSIASAAPYEFKFYLLADDSTVNAFALPGGPVFITKALYNRLSNEDQLAGVLAHEIGHIIGRHSAEQLAKQGFTNTILTGVAVGSESHEVTKAAAVLGNLANMKFGRGDELESDHLGVKIMLQSGYDPKALIEVMKILKEASGGNSPSEFFSTHPDPDNRIEKIHDAIEKYQ, from the coding sequence ATGCGATTAGGAAAGAATCTTTTAAAACTGGTACTTGCCGCAGGCATCATAATTTTTGGCGTGGTCAAATACTGTTCTTCCAGTCAGGAAAACCCATATACAGGGGAAACCCAATATCTAGACCTGACCGCAGAGGAAGAAATCGCATTGGGAGCGCAGAGCACAGCCTACATTCTAAGAGACCATGGTGGCTTATATCCAAATGAGGCTGAACAACAAAAATTAAAGTCTGTAGGCAGCAAACTGGTAGAAAACAGTATAGCTTCGGCTGCCCCATATGAATTTAAGTTTTACCTACTGGCAGATGACAGCACGGTTAACGCCTTTGCATTACCTGGTGGACCGGTGTTTATTACGAAAGCTCTTTACAACAGACTTTCCAATGAAGATCAGCTAGCCGGAGTATTGGCTCATGAGATAGGTCATATTATTGGAAGACATTCTGCTGAACAGCTGGCAAAACAAGGCTTCACCAACACCATCCTAACCGGAGTAGCTGTAGGATCTGAAAGTCACGAAGTTACAAAAGCTGCTGCTGTGCTGGGAAATCTTGCCAACATGAAGTTTGGCAGAGGAGATGAATTAGAAAGCGATCATCTTGGAGTAAAAATAATGCTTCAGTCTGGCTATGATCCAAAAGCACTTATTGAGGTCATGAAAATATTAAAGGAGGCATCGGGTGGAAACAGTCCATCAGAATTTTTCAGCACCCATCCGGATCCGGACAACAGGATCGAAAAAATCCATGATGCCATCGAAAAATATCAATAG
- a CDS encoding DUF4293 domain-containing protein gives MLQRIQTVYLLLAAVISAGLIFLFPLWYNSAGESVYAQDELIALGMFMASAAMSLVSIFMFKNRKLQFVLGRLNIILNFFLLGVFVYWSLSLPGEMNISEKGIGMFLPIVSIVFLVLANKAVKRDEDLVKSVDRLR, from the coding sequence ATGCTTCAAAGAATTCAAACAGTTTACTTATTATTGGCTGCTGTTATAAGTGCAGGATTAATATTTTTATTCCCCTTATGGTATAACTCAGCAGGTGAATCTGTCTATGCGCAGGATGAATTGATCGCGCTGGGTATGTTCATGGCTTCGGCAGCAATGTCTTTGGTAAGTATCTTTATGTTTAAAAACAGAAAGCTTCAGTTTGTACTGGGCCGTCTAAATATAATATTGAACTTTTTTTTACTAGGAGTGTTTGTTTATTGGTCTCTAAGTTTACCTGGAGAAATGAATATTTCAGAGAAGGGTATTGGGATGTTCCTTCCCATTGTTTCTATCGTTTTTCTTGTTCTGGCTAATAAGGCCGTCAAAAGGGACGAAGATCTCGTAAAATCTGTAGATCGATTACGATAA
- a CDS encoding L,D-transpeptidase family protein, which produces MRKTGSYLLLIYVFLVFACQDNKSTTSDESQNEQSEEITLLTTDSRLKNSLESVDIDSPKLKNPEAVAKYYEKNDHQPIWRSEKLRNELFSYIQNIEFEGLFFEDYHGEYLKKILPTLSENSNSENTILELVLTDSFLQLAKDLGTGKLNPTEIYSIWGTPLNEVKAVELLERAILKEDISSVLDSVKPHHIVYNGLKKSLAEFKRSGIEDDSITKIPTGKLVRPGETEYRIGLVAKRLNELGYYDLEGKPIQNSYGQALQEAVRNFQHDHGLQTDALIGNSTVTNLNMNRSDRYHQLLVNLERWRWYPRDLGDHYIIINVPDYRLSLIKGKDTLRSHKTMVGTEARKTPVFSDEIAYIVYNPTWTIPPTIKKNDVIPGASKDLSYLSKRNLKIYDSKGNTVDPASVNWSSPAARNYTYRQQAGPSNPLGTVKIIYPNEYMIYLHDTPSKELFKKNARAQSSGCVRVQDALDLAKYLLSDQEKYDEKRINDIIVSGRTTEIPVKQKVRVHHFYWTAFMQNDTTKFIDDIYKLDQKLWNQLKPAN; this is translated from the coding sequence ATGCGAAAAACGGGAAGCTATCTTTTGTTGATCTATGTTTTTCTGGTATTCGCATGTCAAGATAACAAGAGCACAACTTCAGATGAATCACAAAATGAACAATCTGAAGAAATTACATTGCTAACTACAGATTCCAGATTGAAAAATAGTTTGGAATCTGTAGATATTGACAGCCCTAAACTTAAGAATCCTGAAGCTGTTGCAAAATACTACGAGAAAAATGACCATCAGCCTATTTGGCGGAGCGAAAAGCTAAGGAATGAGTTATTCTCATATATCCAGAATATTGAATTTGAAGGCTTATTTTTCGAAGATTACCATGGAGAATATCTCAAAAAGATCTTACCCACGCTTTCTGAAAATTCTAATTCTGAGAATACAATTTTAGAACTTGTACTTACCGATTCCTTTTTACAGCTAGCCAAAGATCTGGGAACAGGAAAATTAAATCCTACAGAAATTTATAGCATTTGGGGAACTCCATTAAATGAAGTTAAGGCCGTAGAATTATTAGAACGAGCCATCTTAAAAGAAGATATCAGTTCCGTTTTAGATTCGGTTAAACCTCACCATATAGTTTACAACGGATTAAAAAAGTCACTTGCCGAATTTAAAAGGTCGGGAATCGAGGATGATTCAATTACCAAAATACCAACCGGTAAGCTGGTACGTCCGGGAGAAACTGAATACAGAATAGGCCTTGTTGCCAAAAGACTAAATGAACTAGGATATTATGATCTTGAGGGCAAGCCAATCCAGAATAGCTATGGCCAGGCACTTCAGGAAGCGGTTAGGAATTTTCAGCATGACCATGGACTCCAAACCGACGCATTAATTGGAAATTCTACGGTCACAAATCTTAATATGAACCGCAGTGATCGCTACCATCAGCTCTTAGTTAATCTCGAGAGATGGCGCTGGTATCCACGTGACTTAGGTGACCATTATATCATTATTAATGTACCTGACTACAGACTTAGTCTGATAAAGGGAAAAGACACCCTTAGATCCCATAAAACCATGGTGGGTACAGAGGCACGGAAAACTCCCGTCTTTTCAGATGAGATCGCTTATATTGTTTACAACCCTACCTGGACCATCCCTCCTACCATCAAAAAAAATGATGTTATACCAGGGGCTTCTAAAGATCTTAGTTATTTAAGTAAAAGAAATTTAAAGATCTATGATTCAAAAGGAAATACGGTAGATCCAGCCAGTGTGAACTGGTCTTCTCCTGCTGCAAGAAATTATACCTACCGCCAGCAGGCAGGTCCCTCCAATCCGCTTGGCACCGTTAAAATAATCTACCCCAATGAGTATATGATATATCTGCATGACACCCCCTCCAAAGAGCTGTTCAAAAAGAATGCAAGAGCACAAAGCTCGGGATGCGTGAGAGTTCAGGATGCTTTAGATCTTGCTAAATATTTACTGAGCGATCAGGAAAAATATGATGAAAAAAGAATAAATGATATAATTGTTTCAGGCAGAACCACAGAAATCCCTGTAAAACAAAAGGTTCGTGTTCATCATTTTTATTGGACTGCATTTATGCAGAACGATACCACTAAATTTATTGATGATATTTACAAACTTGACCAGAAACTCTGGAATCAATTAAAACCAGCGAATTAA